One stretch of Pandoraea oxalativorans DNA includes these proteins:
- a CDS encoding polyprenyl synthetase family protein gives MADQNIKAWMQAVQARVEQALDAALPKAADGGSARLNESMRYAVLGGGKRVRPLLCFAAGEVTQASETALDRAACAVEMIHAYSLVHDDLPCMDDDDLRRGKPTVHVQYDEATGLLAGDGLQTQAFALLGEATVDLSAAQSLALVRELALASGALGMAGGQAIDLESVGIKLTQSQLENMHRLKTGALLRASLRMGAICGRALSDDETVALDAYAAAVGLAFQVVDDILDTTADSATLGKTAGKDAANDKPTYVSLMGLDGARGYAEKLRADAHAASASLGNADRLRALADYVVDRIN, from the coding sequence ATGGCGGATCAGAATATCAAGGCCTGGATGCAGGCAGTACAGGCCCGTGTGGAACAGGCGCTCGACGCTGCGCTGCCCAAGGCAGCCGATGGCGGCTCGGCGCGACTCAATGAATCGATGCGTTACGCCGTGCTCGGCGGCGGCAAGCGCGTACGTCCGCTGCTGTGCTTCGCTGCAGGCGAAGTCACGCAGGCCAGCGAGACGGCGCTCGACCGCGCGGCATGCGCTGTCGAAATGATTCATGCGTATTCGTTGGTGCACGACGATCTGCCGTGCATGGACGATGACGATCTGCGCCGTGGCAAGCCGACGGTGCACGTGCAGTACGACGAAGCGACCGGTCTACTTGCCGGCGACGGCCTGCAGACGCAGGCCTTCGCGCTGTTGGGCGAGGCGACGGTCGATCTGAGCGCGGCGCAGTCGCTCGCGCTGGTGCGCGAACTGGCGCTGGCCTCGGGTGCGCTCGGTATGGCTGGCGGTCAGGCCATCGATCTGGAAAGCGTGGGCATCAAGCTCACGCAGTCGCAACTGGAAAACATGCATCGCCTGAAGACGGGCGCATTGCTGCGAGCTTCGCTGCGTATGGGCGCTATCTGTGGCCGCGCGCTGTCGGACGACGAAACGGTGGCGCTCGACGCCTACGCGGCGGCCGTCGGACTGGCTTTCCAGGTCGTGGACGACATTCTCGACACGACGGCCGACTCGGCCACGCTGGGCAAGACCGCAGGCAAGGACGCCGCCAACGACAAGCCGACTTACGTGTCGTTGATGGGCCTCGATGGCGCGCGCGGCTACGCGGAAAAGCTGCGTGCCGACGCACATGCAGCGAGTGCCTCGCTGGGTAACGCAGATCGTCTGCGTGCACTGGCCGATTACGTCGTCGATCGCATTAATTGA
- a CDS encoding exodeoxyribonuclease VII small subunit, with the protein MAKTAKSQDAAPEASQDLPETYEAALAELEQLVGRMEGGELGLEESLGAYRRGAVLVKYCQGLLEKVEQQVKVLEGETLKPLEASSRDEF; encoded by the coding sequence ATGGCTAAGACTGCAAAGTCGCAAGACGCGGCGCCCGAGGCGTCGCAAGACCTGCCCGAGACCTATGAGGCTGCGCTGGCTGAGCTCGAACAGCTCGTCGGACGCATGGAGGGCGGTGAGCTGGGACTGGAAGAATCGTTGGGCGCGTATCGGCGCGGCGCCGTCCTGGTGAAATACTGCCAGGGTCTGCTCGAGAAGGTGGAGCAGCAGGTGAAGGTGCTTGAAGGCGAGACGCTCAAGCCGCTCGAAGCGTCGTCGCGCGACGAGTTCTGA
- a CDS encoding aromatic ring-hydroxylating oxygenase subunit alpha — translation MSNLSSALQLKPASSQLPVYTYFDEALLAREREVLFKHGPRYVGHELMVPEVGDYFALPAEQEGRMLVRNGAGEHNGIELLSNVCRHRQAVMLNGRGNTPNIVCPLHRWTYDTKGELLGAPHFPEKPCLNLGKFPLQRWNGLLFEAEGRDVQADLARLGVKHHLDFSNFMFDHVEVHECNYNWKTFIEVYLEDYHVVPFHPGLGSFVSCEDLSWEFGDWYSVQTVGVHEGLAKPGSPIYRQWHDVLLRYREGVPPDFGAIWMVYYPHLMIEWYPHVLVVSWLIPRGPQQTTNIVEFYYPEEIALFEREFIEAERAAYMETAREDDEIAERMDAGRRALFQRGVSEVGPYQSPMEDGMQHFHEFLRRQMGDF, via the coding sequence ATGTCCAATCTAAGCAGCGCTTTGCAACTAAAACCGGCCTCAAGCCAACTGCCGGTCTACACGTATTTCGATGAGGCGCTCCTCGCCCGCGAGCGTGAAGTCCTGTTTAAGCACGGCCCCCGCTATGTGGGCCACGAATTGATGGTCCCGGAAGTCGGCGATTATTTCGCCCTTCCGGCTGAGCAGGAAGGCCGCATGCTGGTCCGCAACGGTGCGGGCGAGCATAACGGCATCGAATTGCTCTCGAACGTCTGCCGTCATCGTCAGGCGGTCATGCTCAATGGGCGTGGAAACACGCCCAATATCGTTTGCCCGCTTCATCGCTGGACATACGACACGAAGGGCGAACTGCTCGGCGCGCCGCATTTCCCGGAGAAGCCCTGCCTGAACCTCGGCAAGTTCCCGCTGCAACGCTGGAACGGGCTGCTGTTCGAAGCAGAGGGCCGCGACGTGCAGGCCGATCTCGCGCGACTAGGCGTGAAGCACCACCTCGACTTTTCGAACTTCATGTTCGATCACGTCGAAGTGCACGAATGTAACTACAACTGGAAGACGTTCATCGAGGTTTATCTCGAGGACTACCACGTCGTGCCGTTCCACCCCGGTCTGGGCAGCTTCGTTTCGTGCGAAGACCTGAGCTGGGAGTTCGGCGACTGGTATAGCGTCCAGACGGTTGGCGTGCATGAAGGTCTCGCCAAACCCGGCAGCCCCATCTACCGCCAGTGGCACGACGTGCTGCTGCGCTACAGGGAAGGCGTGCCGCCGGACTTCGGGGCGATCTGGATGGTGTACTACCCGCATCTCATGATCGAGTGGTACCCGCACGTGCTCGTGGTGTCGTGGCTGATCCCGCGCGGACCGCAACAGACAACGAACATCGTCGAATTCTATTACCCCGAGGAAATCGCGCTCTTCGAACGCGAATTCATCGAGGCCGAGCGTGCCGCCTACATGGAAACGGCGCGCGAAGACGACGAGATTGCGGAACGCATGGACGCCGGGCGGCGCGCCCTGTTTCAGCGCGGCGTCTCGGAAGTGGGCCCCTATCAAAGCCCGATGGAAGACGGCATGCAACACTTCCACGAGTTCTTGCGTCGCCAGATGGGGGATTTCTAA
- a CDS encoding DMT family transporter, with translation MQSLWMLVSAFMFTLMGLFIKLAANEYNTGEIVLYRSLIGVIVLLVMARLRGQSIRTRHLGSHVKRSAAGVISLGLWFFSLTQLPLSTAMTLNYMSPIWISLIVMGTAAMRGSLRTDFRLVAAIFAGFVGVALLLQPTIDSQAWVAGVAGVVSGVFSAVAYMQVKELGAAGEPDWRIVFYFSAGGVLLGLAWVAVEGLHPMTWRGAGLMLGVGIAALIAQTALTRAFSLGNTLVTANLQYSGVIFATLISMLVWGDWPALAGWIGMLLIVASGMTALRRPSPSA, from the coding sequence ATGCAATCGCTCTGGATGTTGGTCTCCGCCTTCATGTTTACGTTGATGGGGCTCTTCATCAAACTGGCGGCAAACGAATACAACACCGGCGAAATCGTTCTCTACCGCAGCCTTATCGGCGTGATCGTCCTTCTGGTAATGGCACGATTGCGCGGCCAGTCCATTCGTACGCGTCATCTCGGATCGCACGTCAAACGCAGCGCGGCGGGCGTCATTTCCCTCGGCCTCTGGTTCTTTTCGCTCACGCAATTGCCGCTCTCCACGGCGATGACGCTCAACTACATGTCGCCGATCTGGATTTCGCTGATCGTGATGGGAACGGCAGCAATGCGCGGTAGCCTGCGCACCGATTTCCGGCTGGTAGCGGCGATCTTCGCCGGTTTCGTCGGCGTAGCACTGTTATTGCAGCCGACCATCGACAGTCAGGCGTGGGTTGCCGGTGTCGCAGGCGTTGTCTCAGGCGTGTTCTCGGCCGTCGCCTATATGCAGGTCAAAGAGCTGGGCGCAGCGGGCGAACCCGACTGGCGCATCGTCTTCTATTTCTCGGCCGGCGGCGTGCTGCTCGGTCTGGCCTGGGTCGCCGTCGAGGGCCTGCACCCGATGACCTGGCGCGGTGCTGGCCTGATGCTGGGCGTCGGGATCGCCGCACTGATCGCGCAGACGGCGCTCACCCGGGCGTTCAGTCTGGGCAACACGCTCGTCACTGCGAATCTCCAATACTCGGGCGTAATCTTCGCTACACTGATCAGCATGCTTGTCTGGGGCGACTGGCCTGCACTGGCCGGCTGGATCGGCATGCTGCTCATCGTAGCGAGCGGCATGACCGCATTGCGCCGGCCTTCCCCCTCCGCCTGA
- a CDS encoding sulfurtransferase: MIHTHFTTLISPQNLDALMQTAAGGGAPVVIFDCRFDLANPKAGEQAYVQGHLFGAFYAHLERDLSGKTNGKNGRHPLPDRDALVRHLAACGLSKGQQVVAYDAQGGMYAARLWWLLRWLGHESVAVLDGGLQAWEAAGFTLDAAPPEAPPAGDFAPGEPLATTADAAAIERNLTSHERLVIDARAADRYRGENETLDPIGGHIPGAKNRFFKDNLGADGRFKPAATLREEFTQVIGHDRLPERVISQCGSGVTACHNLLAMEVAGLHGASLYPGSWSEWCADKRRPVSTGAQP, encoded by the coding sequence ATGATTCATACGCATTTCACCACGCTCATCAGTCCGCAAAATCTCGATGCGCTGATGCAGACCGCCGCCGGTGGCGGCGCCCCGGTGGTCATCTTCGATTGCCGTTTCGATCTCGCCAATCCCAAGGCTGGCGAGCAAGCCTACGTTCAGGGTCATCTCTTCGGCGCGTTCTACGCGCATCTCGAACGCGATCTCTCCGGCAAGACGAACGGCAAGAACGGCCGTCACCCGCTGCCTGATCGCGACGCTCTCGTCCGGCATCTCGCCGCATGCGGCCTGTCGAAGGGCCAGCAGGTTGTCGCGTATGACGCACAGGGCGGCATGTACGCCGCGCGCCTGTGGTGGTTGCTGCGCTGGCTCGGACACGAGTCGGTTGCGGTGCTCGACGGCGGCTTGCAAGCCTGGGAAGCCGCTGGCTTCACGCTCGACGCCGCACCGCCCGAAGCGCCGCCCGCCGGCGATTTCGCGCCGGGCGAGCCGCTGGCGACGACGGCAGACGCTGCCGCCATCGAGCGCAATCTCACGTCGCACGAGCGTTTGGTGATCGACGCCCGCGCAGCGGACCGCTATCGCGGCGAGAACGAAACCCTCGACCCGATTGGCGGCCATATTCCAGGCGCAAAAAATCGCTTCTTCAAGGACAACCTCGGTGCGGACGGCCGCTTCAAGCCTGCGGCCACACTTCGCGAGGAGTTCACGCAAGTGATCGGCCACGACCGCCTGCCGGAACGCGTCATCTCGCAGTGCGGCTCGGGTGTGACCGCGTGCCACAATCTGCTGGCGATGGAAGTGGCTGGCCTGCACGGAGCGAGCCTCTACCCCGGCTCGTGGAGCGAATGGTGTGCGGACAAACGCCGTCCGGTGTCCACGGGTGCGCAACCGTAA
- a CDS encoding ZIP family metal transporter → MLSLFGAASLSLGLLSKLIDKMVSFSAGVLLGTALLHLLPESLESHVDAHVITRWLLGGLLGFFLLEKLALLRHSHHHEGDGHHHEHGHDAHEAGKGGWMILVGSAIHNFADGVVIAAAFLTDPRLGVAATVSITVHEVAHKLGDFMVLLNAGFKRRKALVLTLASSLTALLGGVLGYFMLDRLQSLIPYLLALAASSFIYIAVSDLMPQMQRRTSPRDALPQLLLIGVGLALVVWLNGHDHDHDHGHGHDEGGSALAMSASAAKPGSE, encoded by the coding sequence GTGCTGAGTCTTTTCGGGGCGGCGTCGCTGTCGCTGGGTCTGCTCTCGAAGCTCATCGACAAGATGGTGAGCTTCTCGGCGGGCGTGCTGCTCGGCACGGCGTTGCTGCATTTACTGCCGGAAAGTCTGGAGTCGCACGTCGACGCCCACGTCATCACGCGCTGGTTGCTGGGCGGACTGCTGGGGTTCTTCCTGCTGGAAAAGCTGGCGTTGCTGCGCCATAGCCACCATCACGAAGGCGACGGACATCATCACGAGCATGGCCACGATGCGCACGAAGCGGGCAAGGGCGGCTGGATGATTCTGGTGGGCAGCGCGATCCACAATTTCGCCGACGGCGTGGTGATTGCGGCCGCTTTCCTGACCGATCCGCGTCTGGGTGTTGCGGCCACCGTGTCGATCACGGTGCATGAAGTCGCGCACAAGCTGGGCGACTTCATGGTGTTGCTGAACGCGGGGTTCAAGCGCCGCAAGGCGCTGGTGCTGACGCTGGCGTCGAGTCTGACGGCCTTGCTGGGTGGCGTGCTCGGTTACTTCATGCTGGATCGTCTGCAAAGCCTGATCCCGTATCTGCTGGCGCTTGCGGCGAGCAGCTTCATCTACATTGCCGTGTCGGATCTCATGCCGCAGATGCAACGACGCACGTCGCCGCGCGACGCCCTGCCGCAGCTACTGCTGATTGGTGTCGGGCTGGCATTGGTCGTGTGGCTCAATGGGCATGATCACGATCATGACCACGGGCACGGCCATGACGAAGGCGGGAGTGCGCTGGCGATGTCGGCAAGCGCCGCTAAGCCGGGTAGCGAGTAA
- a CDS encoding dienelactone hydrolase family protein, whose protein sequence is MSQADLDSLVPEVAPRNRRDFLKTAVGSAFALAVLPVAAETITTDTQGLDAGEHMLDVPGIKMPVYYAKPAGKTHLPTIVVVSEIFGVHQHIADICRRFAKLGYLAVAPELFARAGDPQSLGTIAEIQSQIVAKTPDKQVMSDIDATVKWAAANGGDEKRLGITGFCWGGRVAWLYDAHNPNVKAAVAWYGRIVGDKSESFPQNPIDIAGKLHGPLLGLYGGKDTGIPVASVEQAREALARGDAASKGSELKVFPNSGHAFFADYRASYVEADAKEGWKLAQDWFRKHGVA, encoded by the coding sequence ATGTCGCAAGCGGATCTGGATAGTCTCGTACCCGAAGTTGCGCCGCGTAACCGGCGCGATTTCCTGAAGACCGCCGTCGGTTCGGCGTTTGCGCTGGCGGTGCTGCCGGTGGCAGCCGAAACGATCACCACCGACACGCAAGGACTGGACGCAGGCGAGCACATGCTCGACGTGCCCGGTATCAAGATGCCGGTGTACTACGCAAAGCCCGCGGGTAAGACACATCTGCCGACGATCGTCGTCGTCTCGGAGATTTTCGGCGTGCATCAGCACATTGCAGATATCTGCCGTCGCTTCGCGAAGCTCGGCTATCTGGCGGTCGCGCCGGAGTTGTTTGCGCGTGCAGGTGACCCGCAATCGTTGGGCACGATTGCGGAGATTCAATCGCAAATCGTGGCGAAGACGCCGGACAAGCAAGTCATGAGCGACATCGACGCGACCGTGAAGTGGGCGGCGGCCAACGGCGGCGACGAAAAGCGTCTGGGCATTACCGGCTTCTGCTGGGGTGGACGTGTGGCGTGGCTCTATGACGCGCACAACCCGAACGTGAAAGCGGCGGTGGCCTGGTACGGACGCATCGTCGGCGACAAGAGCGAGAGCTTTCCTCAGAACCCGATCGATATCGCTGGTAAGTTGCATGGTCCGTTGCTGGGGTTGTACGGCGGCAAGGACACGGGGATTCCGGTTGCGAGCGTCGAACAGGCGCGCGAGGCGCTGGCCAGGGGCGATGCCGCGTCGAAGGGCTCGGAGCTAAAGGTCTTCCCGAACTCGGGCCACGCGTTCTTCGCGGATTATCGGGCGAGTTATGTCGAGGCCGATGCGAAAGAGGGTTGGAAGCTGGCACAGGATTGGTTCCGGAAGCACGGCGTCGCTTGA
- a CDS encoding NAD(P)/FAD-dependent oxidoreductase, with amino-acid sequence MHRIVVVGGGAGGLELVTRLGDKYGRGKDVQITLVDRSLSHIWKPLLHEVAAGVMDTATHQLSYVAQANWHHFEFATGEMIGLDRAARTIRLAAVPAADDEGEGDLLPERTLPYDTLVLAIGSTTNFFGVPGAREHTIALDTVEQAERFRRRLMAACVRAQSAAEASALAAAAETQSGGALLSPPGAQRPKVNLVIVGAGATGVELSAELRNTAEVLRSYGLKLDPRKDVRITIIESSPRILKALPERVSGAVAGLLAKLDVDILCGDSVAEVRANEVTLTSGKILPADITVWSAGITAPPVLGTLGLAVNRLNQIEVLPTLQSKTDPDIFAFGDCASCEWPEHGFVPPRAQAAHQQASFLVKAVEARLKGQRLPTFTYRDFGSLVSLGKFSAVGNLMGGLIGGSMFIEGLFARVMYTSLYRMHVAALHGVWRMMLDTVANRLRRSTVPRVKLH; translated from the coding sequence GTGCATCGTATCGTTGTGGTCGGCGGCGGCGCCGGCGGTCTCGAACTCGTCACCCGGTTGGGCGACAAGTACGGGCGTGGCAAGGACGTTCAAATAACGCTGGTCGACCGTTCCCTGTCGCACATCTGGAAACCGTTGCTGCATGAGGTCGCGGCCGGTGTCATGGATACGGCGACGCATCAGCTCTCCTACGTGGCGCAGGCGAACTGGCATCACTTCGAGTTCGCGACGGGCGAGATGATCGGGCTGGATCGTGCGGCGAGGACCATCCGTCTGGCAGCCGTCCCGGCGGCGGACGACGAAGGCGAGGGCGACCTGCTGCCTGAGCGCACGTTGCCGTACGACACGCTCGTGCTCGCTATCGGCAGCACGACCAACTTCTTCGGTGTTCCGGGTGCCAGGGAACACACCATTGCCCTCGATACGGTCGAACAGGCCGAGCGTTTCCGTCGCCGCTTGATGGCGGCGTGCGTGCGTGCGCAGAGCGCTGCCGAGGCGTCGGCACTGGCTGCTGCGGCCGAGACGCAGAGCGGTGGTGCGTTGCTGTCGCCGCCGGGCGCGCAGCGTCCCAAGGTCAATCTCGTGATCGTCGGCGCGGGTGCGACGGGCGTGGAACTGTCGGCCGAGTTGCGCAATACCGCTGAAGTGTTGCGCTCCTACGGTCTGAAGCTCGACCCGCGCAAGGACGTGCGCATCACCATCATCGAATCGAGCCCGCGCATTCTGAAAGCGTTGCCAGAGCGTGTGTCGGGCGCGGTGGCCGGGTTGCTGGCCAAGCTGGACGTCGACATTCTGTGCGGCGATTCAGTCGCGGAAGTGCGCGCCAACGAAGTCACGCTGACCAGCGGAAAGATTCTGCCTGCGGACATCACGGTCTGGTCGGCGGGAATTACCGCGCCGCCGGTACTCGGCACGTTGGGGCTGGCTGTCAATCGTCTGAATCAGATCGAAGTGCTGCCGACGCTGCAAAGCAAGACCGATCCGGACATCTTCGCGTTCGGCGATTGTGCGAGTTGCGAGTGGCCGGAGCATGGTTTCGTGCCGCCGCGTGCGCAAGCGGCACACCAGCAGGCGAGTTTCCTCGTGAAAGCCGTTGAGGCACGTCTGAAGGGACAGCGCTTGCCGACGTTCACGTACCGCGACTTCGGTTCGCTGGTCTCGCTGGGCAAGTTCAGCGCGGTGGGTAACCTGATGGGCGGACTGATCGGCGGCAGCATGTTCATCGAAGGGCTGTTCGCCCGCGTGATGTACACGTCGCTTTATCGGATGCACGTCGCAGCGTTGCATGGCGTCTGGCGGATGATGCTCGACACAGTCGCTAACCGTCTGCGTCGCTCGACCGTGCCGCGCGTGAAGCTGCATTGA
- the polA gene encoding DNA polymerase I has translation MSEQQSLEGKTLLLVDGSSYLYRAYHALPDLRGPSGEPTGALHGIVNMLRRMRKDVHAEYSACVFDAKGKTFRDDWYPEYKANRPSMPEDLRAQIEPIHEAVRAMGWPLLMIDGVEADDVIGTLAKRAAELGMRVVVSTGDKDLAQLVNDRVTLVNTMTNETLDAAAVEAKFGVPPARIVDYLTLVGDTVDNVPGVEKCGPKTAVKWLTQYGDLDNLVANAAEVKGAVGENLRRALEWLPMGRKLVTVALDCDLAPQVTSIEASLQTQPEDVEVLRDFFSRHGFKTLLREAEAAVASQAGEEAPAPVADTIERQYEAVLTWEQFDAWLKVIEAAELTAFDTETTSLDAMQAQLVGLSFSCEPGRAAYIPVAHRAPGEVEQLPRDEVLARLRHWLESPDHKKVGQNLKYDAHVLENYGVVLGGIAHDTLLESYVLESHRSHDMDSLASRHLGVTTVKYEDVCGKGAKQIGFDDVSVERATEYAAEDADITLRLHRALYPDVAREATLEFVYRDIEMPTARVLQRMERNGVLVDTARLAAQSDEIGRKLVTLETEAYALAGQQFNLNSPKQIGDIFFTQLQLPVVKKTASGAPSTDEEVLQKLAEDYPLPKVLLEYRGLAKLKSTYTDKLPKMVNPSTGRVHTNYAQAVAITGRLASNDPNLQNIPVRTAEGRRIREAFIAPPGSQLVSADYSQIELRIMAHISGDESLLRAFANGEDIHRATAAEIFAVTPLEVSSEQRRYAKVINFGLIYGMSAFGLAANLGIERDAAKQYIDRYFMRYPGVARYMDETRKSAKAKGYVETVFGRRLWLPDINGGNGPRRQAAERAAINAPMQGTAADLIKLSMIAVQRWLDDSGLQTRQIMQVHDELVLEVPDHELAEVRKRLPELMCGVAKLRVPLVAEVGVGENWEQAH, from the coding sequence ATGTCGGAACAGCAAAGTCTGGAAGGTAAGACGCTCTTATTGGTCGATGGTTCGAGTTATCTGTATCGAGCCTATCACGCCCTGCCGGATTTGCGCGGCCCAAGCGGCGAACCTACGGGCGCGCTGCACGGCATCGTCAATATGCTGCGCCGCATGCGTAAAGACGTTCATGCAGAGTACAGCGCTTGCGTTTTCGATGCAAAGGGCAAGACCTTCCGCGACGACTGGTACCCCGAGTACAAGGCGAATCGCCCGTCGATGCCCGAAGATCTGCGCGCGCAGATCGAACCGATTCACGAAGCCGTACGCGCGATGGGCTGGCCGCTGTTGATGATCGACGGTGTGGAAGCCGACGATGTCATCGGCACGCTGGCAAAGCGGGCGGCCGAACTGGGCATGCGCGTGGTCGTCTCGACCGGCGACAAGGATCTGGCGCAGCTCGTGAACGACCGCGTGACGCTCGTCAACACGATGACGAACGAAACGCTCGACGCCGCAGCCGTCGAAGCTAAATTCGGTGTGCCGCCTGCGCGCATCGTCGACTACCTTACGCTGGTGGGCGACACGGTCGATAACGTGCCGGGCGTGGAGAAGTGCGGGCCGAAGACGGCCGTCAAATGGCTCACGCAATACGGCGATCTCGACAACCTCGTCGCCAACGCCGCCGAGGTGAAGGGTGCCGTCGGCGAGAATCTGCGACGCGCGCTCGAATGGCTGCCGATGGGCCGCAAGCTCGTGACGGTGGCGCTCGATTGCGATCTCGCGCCGCAGGTCACTTCCATCGAAGCGAGTCTGCAAACGCAGCCCGAAGACGTCGAAGTGCTGCGCGATTTCTTCTCGCGCCACGGCTTCAAGACACTGCTGCGCGAAGCGGAAGCTGCGGTGGCATCGCAAGCCGGTGAAGAAGCGCCGGCACCGGTGGCCGACACCATCGAGCGTCAGTACGAAGCGGTACTCACGTGGGAGCAGTTCGATGCGTGGCTGAAGGTCATCGAAGCCGCCGAGTTGACGGCGTTCGATACCGAGACGACCTCGCTCGACGCGATGCAGGCGCAACTCGTCGGCCTGTCGTTCTCCTGCGAACCGGGCCGCGCGGCGTACATTCCGGTGGCGCACCGCGCGCCGGGGGAAGTCGAGCAATTGCCGCGTGACGAAGTGCTGGCCCGTCTGAGGCACTGGCTCGAGAGTCCCGATCACAAAAAGGTCGGACAGAACCTGAAGTACGACGCCCATGTACTCGAAAATTACGGCGTGGTGTTGGGCGGTATTGCGCACGACACGCTGCTCGAATCGTACGTGCTCGAATCGCATCGCAGCCACGACATGGACAGTCTCGCGTCGCGTCATCTGGGCGTGACGACGGTCAAGTACGAAGACGTGTGCGGCAAGGGCGCCAAGCAGATCGGCTTCGACGACGTGAGCGTCGAACGTGCGACGGAGTACGCTGCAGAGGACGCCGACATTACCCTGCGCCTGCATCGCGCGTTGTACCCCGACGTCGCCCGCGAAGCCACGCTCGAATTCGTCTATCGCGATATCGAAATGCCCACGGCGCGCGTGCTCCAGCGCATGGAGCGCAACGGCGTGCTGGTCGACACTGCGCGTCTGGCGGCGCAAAGCGACGAGATCGGACGCAAGCTGGTCACGCTCGAAACCGAGGCGTACGCGTTGGCCGGACAGCAATTCAATCTGAATTCGCCCAAGCAGATCGGCGACATCTTCTTCACGCAACTGCAGTTGCCGGTCGTCAAGAAGACGGCCAGCGGTGCGCCGTCGACCGATGAAGAAGTGTTGCAGAAGCTCGCAGAGGACTACCCGCTGCCGAAGGTGTTGCTGGAGTATCGCGGTCTCGCCAAGCTCAAGTCGACATACACGGACAAGCTGCCGAAGATGGTCAATCCGTCGACGGGACGTGTGCATACGAATTACGCACAGGCGGTGGCGATCACCGGCCGTCTGGCATCGAACGATCCCAACTTGCAGAACATTCCGGTGCGCACGGCCGAGGGGCGTCGCATTCGTGAAGCCTTCATCGCGCCGCCGGGCAGCCAACTGGTCTCGGCCGACTACTCGCAGATCGAGCTGCGCATCATGGCGCATATCTCGGGCGACGAAAGCCTGTTGCGTGCGTTTGCCAACGGTGAAGACATTCACCGCGCGACCGCTGCGGAAATCTTTGCCGTCACGCCGCTGGAGGTGTCGTCCGAGCAACGACGCTATGCCAAGGTCATCAACTTCGGTCTGATCTACGGCATGAGTGCGTTCGGGCTGGCCGCGAACCTCGGCATCGAGCGCGACGCCGCGAAGCAATACATCGATCGGTACTTCATGCGCTATCCGGGCGTGGCGCGCTATATGGACGAGACGCGCAAGAGCGCCAAGGCGAAGGGGTACGTCGAGACGGTGTTCGGCCGTCGTCTGTGGCTGCCGGACATCAACGGCGGTAACGGTCCGCGTCGTCAGGCGGCCGAACGCGCGGCGATCAATGCGCCGATGCAAGGCACCGCAGCCGACCTCATCAAGCTGTCGATGATTGCCGTGCAGCGCTGGCTTGACGACAGCGGCTTGCAGACGCGTCAGATCATGCAGGTGCACGATGAACTCGTGCTCGAAGTGCCGGATCATGAATTGGCGGAGGTTCGCAAGCGTCTGCCGGAACTGATGTGCGGCGTGGCCAAGCTGCGTGTGCCGTTGGTGGCCGAAGTCGGTGTTGGCGAAAACTGGGAACAAGCACACTGA
- a CDS encoding TIGR00730 family Rossman fold protein, with protein MTKRRKEIPSLRMLADHERATAKKARASWQMFTIMAEFIEATEYLSEIRPAVSIYGSARIKPKSPFYKLTMTIARKFSDNGFAVISGGGPGIMEAANKGAHGGASPTVGLNIELPHEQKGNQWQDISLRFRHFFTRKVTFVKNSDAFVIMPGGFGTLDELSEVLTLIQTQKSRHVPVILVGSEFWKGLLDWVRSSMLPMGLISEKDLDLVQVIDDPDEILKAVFAFYDGHIEPETETSEKMFYL; from the coding sequence ATGACCAAGAGAAGAAAAGAGATACCGAGTCTGCGCATGCTGGCAGACCATGAGCGCGCCACTGCCAAGAAGGCGCGCGCGTCGTGGCAGATGTTCACGATTATGGCAGAGTTCATCGAGGCGACCGAGTACCTGTCCGAGATCCGACCGGCCGTCAGCATCTACGGCAGCGCCCGCATCAAGCCGAAATCGCCGTTCTACAAACTGACGATGACGATTGCCCGCAAATTCTCGGACAACGGCTTCGCCGTCATCTCCGGCGGTGGCCCCGGCATCATGGAAGCGGCCAACAAGGGCGCACACGGCGGCGCGTCGCCGACCGTCGGTCTGAACATCGAACTCCCGCACGAACAGAAGGGCAATCAGTGGCAGGACATCTCGCTGCGCTTTCGCCACTTCTTTACCCGCAAGGTCACCTTCGTCAAGAATTCGGACGCCTTCGTGATCATGCCCGGCGGCTTCGGCACGCTCGACGAATTGTCCGAAGTGCTCACGCTCATCCAGACGCAGAAGTCGCGTCACGTGCCGGTGATTCTCGTGGGTTCGGAGTTCTGGAAAGGCCTGCTGGACTGGGTTCGCTCGTCGATGCTGCCGATGGGCCTCATCAGCGAAAAGGACCTCGATCTCGTGCAGGTGATCGACGACCCCGACGAGATCCTCAAGGCCGTCTTCGCGTTCTACGACGGCCACATCGAACCCGAGACGGAAACCAGCGAAAAGATGTTCTATCTGTAA